A DNA window from Actinomadura coerulea contains the following coding sequences:
- a CDS encoding phytanoyl-CoA dioxygenase family protein, translated as MVDVDAFLADGYVRVEQAFPRELAAECRDILWRDTGCDPGDPATWTRPVVRLGDHAEEPFRAAVNTGPLHAAFDAVVGKGAWLPRAGLGTFPVRFPSDQPPGDDGWHIDASFPGDDPADFMSYRVNAASKGRALLMLFLFSDVGEDDGPTRIRVGSHLDVPPILEPAGEAGLAFMDLAAKAVPATEHRPLAYATGRAGDVYLCHPFLVHAAQAHRGTVPRFMAQPPLLPAGPLPPSSPVRVAIDRALARS; from the coding sequence ATGGTCGATGTCGACGCCTTCCTCGCTGACGGATACGTCCGGGTGGAGCAGGCGTTCCCCCGGGAACTGGCCGCCGAGTGCCGCGACATCCTGTGGCGCGACACCGGCTGCGACCCCGGCGATCCCGCGACGTGGACGCGCCCGGTCGTGCGGCTCGGCGACCACGCCGAGGAGCCGTTCCGCGCCGCCGTGAACACCGGGCCGCTGCACGCCGCGTTCGACGCCGTCGTCGGGAAGGGAGCCTGGCTGCCGCGCGCCGGCCTCGGCACGTTCCCGGTGCGGTTCCCCAGCGACCAGCCGCCCGGCGACGACGGCTGGCACATCGACGCGAGCTTCCCCGGCGACGACCCGGCCGACTTCATGTCCTACCGGGTGAACGCCGCGTCGAAGGGCCGCGCGCTGCTGATGCTGTTCCTGTTCTCCGACGTGGGGGAGGACGACGGGCCGACCCGCATCCGCGTCGGCTCGCACCTGGACGTCCCGCCGATCCTGGAGCCCGCCGGAGAGGCCGGCCTGGCGTTCATGGACCTGGCGGCCAAGGCCGTCCCGGCGACCGAGCACCGCCCGCTCGCCTACGCCACGGGGCGGGCGGGCGACGTGTACCTGTGCCACCCGTTCCTGGTGCACGCCGCGCAGGCGCACCGGGGCACCGTCCCCCGGTTCATGGCGCAGCCGCCCCTGCTCCCGGCGGGCCCGCTGCCCCCGTCGTCCCCCGTTCGGGTCGCGATCGACCGGGCCCTCGCCCGCTCCTGA
- a CDS encoding TetR/AcrR family transcriptional regulator translates to MGTDSRERMVRSAAYLFRERGYSGTGFRDVITHSGAPRGSIYHHFPGGKAQLAEEAVRYAGEFLNAGILAATEGGDAASAVDAFTGWWRQVLIKSEFRAGCPVVAVTVESHDEAPQLAAAAAAAFARWQDTLATGLGNAGVPDDRAARLARLIVAAVEGATILCRAHRDVAPLDDVVAELKDMARGAAEG, encoded by the coding sequence ATGGGGACGGACAGCAGGGAACGCATGGTGCGCAGCGCCGCCTACCTCTTCCGCGAGCGCGGCTACAGCGGCACCGGGTTCCGCGACGTCATCACGCACAGCGGCGCCCCGCGCGGGTCGATCTACCACCACTTCCCCGGCGGCAAGGCGCAGCTCGCCGAGGAGGCCGTCCGCTACGCCGGCGAGTTCCTCAACGCCGGCATCCTCGCCGCGACCGAGGGCGGCGACGCCGCGTCCGCCGTGGACGCCTTCACCGGCTGGTGGCGGCAGGTCCTGATCAAGAGCGAGTTCCGCGCCGGCTGCCCCGTCGTCGCCGTCACCGTCGAGTCCCACGACGAGGCCCCGCAACTCGCCGCGGCCGCCGCGGCGGCGTTCGCGCGCTGGCAGGACACCCTCGCCACCGGGCTCGGCAACGCCGGCGTCCCCGACGACCGCGCGGCCCGCCTGGCCCGCCTGATCGTCGCGGCCGTGGAGGGCGCCACCATCCTGTGCCGCGCCCACCGCGACGTCGCCCCCCTCGACGACGTCGTCGCCGAGCTCAAGGACATGGCCCGCGGCGCCGCCGAAGGCTAA
- a CDS encoding DUF2332 domain-containing protein, with the protein MSGTGPEGAETRRALLGQARASAQLGSPMYAELLLRAAEDPGTVVTDVLGERTQTGYILGMLGTVHRLVLEGRAPELAAHYPTAGGTRDPLRAWPAFREVLAEHAAEIRDGLLDPPQTNEVGRAAPLVGGLLAIADACRPAGAPDRSLPVRLLEIGASAGLNLRADRFRLRHESGAYGPESPVVLPDAWLGLPPVGAPLAVAERRGCDPNPLDAASPAGQRRLLSYVWPDQAARVARLRAAFEVAARVPATVVKAGAADFLEGLAPEEGVATVVWHSTMRAYMSRDEAARVDRSIELAGAAATPEAPVAHLSFEGRDASRLNVLHVVTLRLWPGGEPVILGEGPSHGLPTTWF; encoded by the coding sequence ATGAGCGGAACCGGGCCTGAAGGGGCCGAGACGAGGCGGGCGCTGCTGGGCCAGGCGCGGGCGTCCGCCCAGCTGGGGTCGCCGATGTACGCCGAACTGCTCCTGCGGGCGGCGGAGGATCCGGGCACGGTCGTGACGGACGTGCTCGGGGAGCGCACGCAGACCGGCTACATCCTGGGCATGCTCGGGACGGTGCACCGGCTCGTCCTCGAGGGGCGGGCGCCGGAGCTGGCCGCGCACTACCCGACCGCCGGCGGGACGCGGGACCCTCTGCGGGCCTGGCCGGCGTTCCGGGAGGTGCTGGCCGAGCACGCGGCCGAGATCCGCGACGGCCTCCTCGACCCGCCGCAGACCAACGAGGTCGGGCGGGCGGCCCCGCTCGTCGGCGGGCTCCTCGCGATCGCGGACGCCTGCCGCCCCGCGGGCGCCCCGGACCGGTCCTTGCCGGTCAGGCTGCTGGAGATCGGGGCCAGCGCGGGCCTGAACCTGCGCGCCGACCGCTTCCGGCTGCGGCACGAGAGCGGCGCTTACGGGCCGGAGTCGCCGGTCGTCCTGCCGGACGCCTGGCTGGGCCTCCCCCCGGTGGGCGCGCCGCTCGCCGTCGCCGAGCGGCGGGGATGCGACCCGAACCCGCTGGACGCGGCCTCGCCCGCCGGGCAGCGGCGGCTCCTGTCGTACGTGTGGCCCGACCAGGCGGCCCGGGTGGCGCGGCTGCGGGCGGCGTTCGAGGTAGCCGCGCGGGTCCCCGCGACGGTCGTGAAGGCGGGCGCCGCCGACTTCCTGGAGGGGCTGGCTCCCGAGGAGGGCGTCGCCACGGTCGTGTGGCACTCGACGATGCGCGCGTACATGTCGCGGGACGAGGCCGCGCGCGTCGACCGGAGCATCGAGCTGGCCGGGGCGGCGGCCACCCCCGAAGCGCCCGTGGCGCACCTGTCGTTCGAGGGCCGCGACGCCTCGCGGCTCAACGTCCTGCACGTCGTGACGCTGCGGCTGTGGCCGGGCGGGGAGCCGGTGATCCTCGGCGAGGGCCCGTCCCACGGCCTCCCCACCACCTGGTTCTGA
- a CDS encoding enoyl-CoA hydratase-related protein → MIDLQRDGDVYVLRFDAGENRFGPDFLDAVEGALDSVAKNEGPGALVTVGTGKFYSNGLDLEWLGANQGRFEEYLRRVHALYARVLSLPMPTVAALNGHAFAGGGMLALAHDFAVMRTDRGYFCLPEVDLGMSFTPGMNALITARLPKATAHEAMITGRRYAAEQAREAGIVQRTASEEEVLPAAVEWAASLASKNGAVVATIRTAMYRRALDALNGPALP, encoded by the coding sequence TTGATCGACCTCCAGCGCGACGGAGACGTGTACGTCCTGCGGTTCGACGCGGGCGAGAACCGGTTCGGCCCCGACTTCCTCGACGCCGTGGAGGGGGCCCTCGACTCGGTGGCGAAGAACGAGGGCCCGGGCGCGCTCGTCACCGTCGGCACCGGCAAGTTCTACTCCAACGGCCTCGACCTGGAGTGGCTCGGCGCCAACCAGGGCAGGTTCGAGGAGTACCTGCGGCGCGTGCACGCCCTGTACGCGCGCGTCCTGTCGCTGCCGATGCCGACGGTCGCGGCGCTGAACGGCCACGCCTTCGCGGGGGGCGGCATGCTCGCCCTCGCCCACGACTTCGCCGTCATGCGCACCGACCGCGGCTACTTCTGCCTCCCGGAGGTGGACCTCGGGATGAGCTTCACCCCCGGGATGAACGCGCTGATCACCGCGCGGCTGCCGAAGGCCACCGCCCACGAGGCGATGATCACCGGCCGGCGCTACGCCGCGGAGCAGGCGCGCGAGGCCGGGATCGTGCAGCGCACCGCGTCCGAGGAGGAGGTGCTGCCCGCCGCCGTGGAGTGGGCGGCGTCGCTGGCGAGCAAGAACGGGGCGGTCGTGGCGACGATCCGCACCGCGATGTACCGGCGGGCGCTGGACGCGCTGAACGGCCCCGCGCTGCCGTGA
- a CDS encoding ring-opening amidohydrolase encodes MTVPDPIEVRKIPIESVADASGLARLIDDGVLEADRVLAVVGKTEGNGGVNDYTRLLADRAFREVLLAKGTRTADEVARVPLVWSGGTDGVLSPHATVFATADPARVPASDEPRLSVGVAMSEVILPEDIGRPAMVETVAAGVREAMKTAGIDDPADVHYVQTKTPLLTLDTINDAKARDRDVVTEDTLKSMDISNSTTALGIAVALGEIEPPSAERIHRDLSLYSSVASCSSGVELDRAQIVVVGNVRGIGGRYRAGHGVMKDALDADGIWDAVRSTGLDLPDRPRTSDLGDRLVNVFVKCEADPRGSVRGRRNIMLDDSDVHWHRQIKACVGGVAASVTGDPAVFVSVAAVHQGPSGGGTVAAIADLG; translated from the coding sequence ATGACGGTGCCCGATCCGATCGAAGTCCGCAAGATCCCCATTGAGAGCGTGGCCGACGCGTCCGGGCTGGCCCGGCTGATCGACGACGGCGTGCTGGAGGCCGACCGGGTCCTCGCCGTCGTCGGCAAGACCGAGGGCAACGGCGGCGTGAACGACTACACGCGGCTGCTCGCCGACCGGGCGTTCCGCGAGGTGCTCCTCGCCAAGGGCACCCGGACGGCGGACGAGGTGGCGCGGGTACCGCTGGTGTGGTCGGGCGGCACCGACGGGGTGCTCAGCCCGCACGCGACCGTCTTCGCCACCGCCGACCCCGCCCGCGTCCCCGCCTCCGACGAGCCGCGGCTGTCGGTCGGCGTCGCGATGAGCGAGGTCATCCTGCCCGAGGACATCGGCCGTCCCGCGATGGTGGAGACGGTCGCCGCGGGGGTCCGCGAGGCCATGAAGACCGCCGGGATCGACGATCCGGCCGACGTCCACTACGTGCAGACCAAGACGCCGCTGCTCACCCTCGACACGATCAACGACGCGAAGGCGCGCGACCGCGACGTGGTCACCGAGGACACCCTCAAGTCCATGGACATCTCCAACTCCACGACCGCGCTCGGCATCGCCGTCGCGCTCGGCGAGATCGAGCCGCCGTCCGCCGAGCGGATCCACAGGGACCTGTCGCTGTACTCGTCGGTCGCGTCGTGCTCGTCCGGCGTCGAGCTGGACCGGGCGCAGATCGTGGTCGTCGGGAACGTGCGCGGCATCGGCGGCCGGTACCGGGCGGGGCACGGGGTGATGAAGGACGCGCTCGACGCCGACGGGATCTGGGACGCCGTCCGGTCGACGGGCCTGGACCTGCCCGACCGGCCCCGCACCTCCGACCTCGGCGACCGGCTCGTCAACGTGTTCGTCAAGTGCGAGGCCGACCCGCGCGGCTCGGTCCGGGGCCGCCGCAACATCATGCTGGACGACTCCGACGTGCACTGGCACCGGCAGATCAAGGCGTGCGTCGGCGGTGTCGCCGCGTCCGTCACCGGCGACCCGGCGGTGTTCGTGTCGGTCGCGGCGGTGCACCAGGGGCCGTCCGGCGGCGGCACCGTCGCGGCCATCGCCGACCTCGGCTGA
- a CDS encoding LLM class F420-dependent oxidoreductase, producing MRIGMALSYSGGFKETVEELADYEKAGLDIVYVAEAYSFDAVSQMGYIAARTERVEIASGILNIYSRTPTAIAQTAAGLDYVSDGRFTLGIGASGPQVIEGFHGVPYTAPLGRTREIIEICRKVWRRERVQHDGKHYHLPLPEGQGTGLGKALKLINHPVRAAIPIMVAAIGPKNVELTAEIANGWEPIFYMPEKAAEVWGPSLAAGKAKRDPALGELDVVGQSPLAIGDDVQGFLEFGRPMAALYIGGMGAKGKNFYNDLARRYGYEREAEEIQDLYLDGKKDEAAAKVPQELLEKMSLIGSEGHVRERLAAMKESGVTTLNVAPIAGDHKGRLALIEKVKEMAAGL from the coding sequence ATGCGCATCGGTATGGCGCTCAGCTACTCGGGCGGTTTCAAGGAGACCGTCGAGGAGCTCGCCGACTACGAGAAGGCCGGCCTCGACATCGTCTACGTCGCGGAGGCCTACAGCTTCGACGCGGTGAGCCAGATGGGCTACATCGCCGCCAGGACCGAGCGGGTGGAGATCGCCTCCGGCATCCTCAACATCTACTCGCGCACCCCGACCGCGATCGCGCAGACCGCCGCGGGGCTGGACTACGTCTCCGACGGGCGGTTCACGCTCGGCATCGGCGCGTCCGGCCCGCAGGTCATCGAGGGCTTCCACGGGGTCCCCTACACCGCGCCGCTCGGCCGCACCCGGGAGATCATCGAGATCTGCCGCAAGGTGTGGCGCCGCGAGCGCGTGCAGCACGACGGCAAGCACTACCACCTGCCGCTGCCGGAGGGGCAGGGCACCGGCCTCGGCAAGGCGCTCAAGCTCATCAACCACCCGGTTCGCGCCGCTATCCCGATCATGGTCGCCGCGATCGGCCCGAAGAACGTCGAGCTGACCGCCGAGATCGCCAACGGCTGGGAGCCGATCTTCTACATGCCGGAGAAGGCCGCGGAGGTGTGGGGGCCCTCGCTCGCGGCCGGGAAGGCCAAGCGCGACCCCGCGCTCGGCGAGCTCGACGTGGTCGGGCAGTCCCCGCTCGCCATCGGCGACGACGTGCAGGGCTTCCTGGAGTTCGGCCGCCCGATGGCCGCCCTCTACATCGGCGGCATGGGCGCCAAGGGCAAGAACTTCTACAACGACCTCGCCCGGCGCTACGGCTACGAGAGGGAGGCCGAGGAGATCCAGGACCTGTACCTGGACGGCAAGAAGGACGAGGCCGCCGCGAAGGTCCCGCAGGAGCTGCTGGAGAAGATGTCCCTCATCGGCTCCGAGGGGCACGTCCGGGAGCGGCTCGCCGCGATGAAGGAGTCCGGCGTCACGACGCTCAACGTGGCCCCGATCGCCGGCGACCACAAGGGCCGGCTCGCGCTGATCGAGAAGGTCAAGGAGATGGCGGCCGGACTCTGA
- the aroB gene encoding 3-dehydroquinate synthase, with protein MTRARVHVGGADPYDVVIGTGVLGELPALVGERARTVAVVHAEGLPQIARPVCGALERAGYAVHALPVPDGEAAKEVGVLAGLWSSFARLGMTRTDVVVGVGGGATTDLAGFAAASWLRGVRAVLVPTTLLGMVDAAVGGKTGINVPEGKNLVGAFHPPAGVLCDLATLVTMPREDYISGLAEIIKAGFIADPRILALVEDDPKGAAHPDGPHTRELVERAVRVKAGVVSADLRESGLREILNYGHTLAHAIEKNEDYRFRHGHAVAIGMVYAAELSRLAGRLPADAVRRHRDILEAVGLPVSYAADWAGLRATMTIDKKSRGATLRFVVLDGIAEPGRLEGPDEDLLAAAYREIAR; from the coding sequence GTGACGCGGGCCCGGGTGCACGTCGGCGGCGCCGACCCCTACGACGTCGTCATCGGGACGGGCGTCCTCGGCGAACTGCCCGCCCTGGTCGGGGAGCGGGCCCGGACCGTCGCCGTCGTCCACGCCGAGGGGCTGCCGCAGATCGCCCGCCCCGTGTGCGGGGCGCTCGAACGGGCGGGGTACGCCGTGCACGCGCTGCCCGTCCCGGACGGCGAGGCCGCCAAGGAGGTCGGCGTCCTCGCCGGGCTGTGGTCGTCCTTCGCCCGCCTCGGCATGACCCGGACGGACGTCGTCGTCGGCGTCGGCGGCGGCGCGACCACCGACCTGGCCGGGTTCGCGGCGGCCTCGTGGCTGCGCGGCGTCCGGGCGGTGCTCGTCCCGACGACGCTGCTCGGCATGGTGGACGCGGCGGTCGGCGGCAAGACCGGCATCAACGTCCCCGAGGGCAAGAACCTCGTCGGCGCGTTCCACCCGCCCGCCGGCGTCCTGTGCGACCTCGCCACGCTGGTGACGATGCCGCGCGAGGACTACATCAGCGGCCTCGCCGAGATCATCAAGGCCGGGTTCATCGCCGACCCGCGGATCCTCGCCCTGGTCGAGGACGACCCGAAGGGCGCCGCGCACCCCGACGGCCCGCACACCCGCGAGCTGGTCGAACGGGCCGTTCGGGTCAAGGCCGGCGTCGTGTCGGCCGACCTGAGGGAGAGCGGCCTGCGCGAGATCCTGAACTACGGCCACACGCTCGCGCACGCCATCGAGAAGAACGAGGACTACCGGTTCCGCCACGGCCACGCCGTCGCGATCGGCATGGTGTACGCCGCCGAGCTGTCCCGCCTCGCAGGCCGGCTGCCCGCCGACGCCGTGCGGCGGCACCGCGACATCCTGGAGGCCGTGGGCCTGCCGGTCTCCTACGCCGCCGACTGGGCCGGCCTGCGCGCCACCATGACCATCGACAAGAAGTCGCGGGGCGCCACGCTCCGGTTCGTCGTCCTCGACGGCATCGCCGAGCCGGGCCGCCTCGAGGGCCCGGACGAGGACCTGCTCGCCGCCGCCTACCGGGAGATCGCCCGATGA
- a CDS encoding pyridoxal phosphate-dependent aminotransferase has protein sequence MSEPLVERMQGFGETIFAEMSALAVRTGAINLGQGFPDEDGPAGVLDAAVEAIRTGANQYPPGPGLPELREAVAAQRLERYGLSFDPATEVFVTVGATEGIAASVLSLAGPGDEVVVFEPYYDSYAAVIALAGAVRRPVTLRPVEGRFTFDPDELRAAVGPRTRAILVNSPHNPAGTVFTRDELEVIADVCRERDLVAITDEVYEYLTFDEAEHVPLATLDGMRERTVSVSSAGKSFSVTGWKTGWVTAPASHIRAVQTVKQFLTYAVSAPYQHAAAYALRNEIPWVEELRKSLQAKRDRLITGLEAAGFTTCRPQGTYFVQADIRPLGFTDGRELARALPEKAGVVAIPSQVFYDHAEAGAHFVRFAFCKKDEVIDEAVSRLARLR, from the coding sequence TCCGGACCGGGGCCATCAACCTGGGCCAGGGCTTCCCCGACGAGGACGGCCCGGCCGGGGTCCTGGACGCGGCGGTGGAGGCCATCCGGACGGGCGCGAACCAGTACCCTCCCGGCCCCGGGCTGCCCGAGCTGCGGGAGGCCGTGGCGGCGCAGCGCCTGGAGCGGTACGGGCTGTCGTTCGACCCGGCGACCGAGGTGTTCGTGACGGTCGGGGCCACCGAGGGGATCGCCGCGTCCGTGCTGTCGCTGGCGGGCCCGGGCGACGAGGTCGTCGTGTTCGAGCCGTACTACGACTCCTACGCCGCCGTGATCGCGCTCGCCGGGGCCGTCCGCAGGCCCGTCACGCTGCGCCCGGTGGAGGGGCGCTTCACCTTCGACCCCGATGAGCTGCGCGCCGCCGTCGGCCCCCGCACCCGGGCGATCCTGGTGAACTCGCCGCACAACCCGGCCGGCACCGTGTTCACGCGGGACGAGCTGGAGGTCATCGCGGACGTCTGCCGGGAGCGCGACCTGGTGGCGATCACCGACGAGGTGTACGAGTACCTGACGTTCGACGAGGCCGAGCACGTCCCGCTGGCGACGCTCGACGGCATGCGCGAGCGGACGGTGTCGGTGTCGTCCGCGGGCAAGTCGTTCTCCGTCACCGGGTGGAAGACCGGGTGGGTGACGGCGCCCGCCTCCCACATCCGGGCCGTCCAGACGGTGAAGCAGTTCCTCACCTACGCCGTCAGCGCCCCCTACCAGCACGCCGCCGCGTACGCGCTGCGCAACGAGATCCCGTGGGTGGAGGAGCTGCGCAAGTCCCTCCAGGCCAAGCGTGACCGGCTCATCACCGGCCTGGAGGCGGCCGGGTTCACGACCTGCCGCCCGCAGGGCACCTACTTCGTGCAGGCCGACATCCGCCCGCTCGGCTTCACCGACGGCAGGGAGCTGGCCCGCGCACTTCCGGAGAAGGCGGGCGTCGTCGCGATCCCGAGCCAGGTGTTCTACGACCACGCCGAGGCGGGCGCCCACTTCGTCCGGTTCGCGTTCTGCAAGAAGGACGAGGTCATCGACGAGGCCGTGAGCCGCCTCGCGCGCCTGCGCTGA
- the aroC gene encoding chorismate synthase: MLRWLTAGESHGPALTAIVEGLPAGVRVTSGDIAEELRRRRLGHGRGARMKFEQDEVTIVGGVRHGVTLGGPVAIEVGNTEWPKWETVMSADPVDADVLAAQARNAPLSQPRPGHADLVGMQKYGFDDARPVLERASARETAARVALGTVAKAFLKQALGVDVLSHVIALGEVEAPEGVLPEPGDLARVDESPVRCFDGEASARMVAHIDETKKAGDTLGGVVEVLAYGLPPGLGSHVHWDRRLDSRLAGILMGIQAIKGVELGDGFTTARRPGSRAHDEIDATPGGIRRRTNRAGGVEGGMTTGEVLRVRAAMKPISTVPRRLDTIDVTTGEPAKAINQRSDVTAVPAAGVVAEAMVALVLADAALEKFGGDSAEETARNLRGYLSSLTIK, from the coding sequence ATGCTGCGATGGTTGACCGCGGGGGAGTCCCATGGCCCGGCCCTGACCGCGATCGTGGAGGGGCTGCCGGCAGGAGTGCGCGTGACCTCGGGCGACATCGCCGAGGAACTGCGCCGCCGGAGACTCGGCCACGGGCGGGGCGCCCGGATGAAGTTCGAGCAGGACGAGGTCACGATCGTCGGCGGCGTCCGGCACGGGGTGACGCTCGGGGGGCCGGTCGCGATCGAGGTCGGCAACACCGAGTGGCCCAAGTGGGAGACGGTCATGTCGGCCGACCCCGTGGACGCCGACGTCCTCGCGGCCCAGGCCAGGAACGCCCCGCTGTCGCAGCCGAGGCCCGGCCACGCCGACCTGGTCGGCATGCAGAAGTACGGCTTCGACGACGCGCGGCCCGTCCTGGAGCGGGCGAGCGCGCGGGAGACGGCCGCGCGGGTCGCGCTCGGCACCGTCGCCAAGGCGTTCCTCAAGCAGGCCCTCGGCGTGGACGTCCTGAGCCACGTGATCGCGCTCGGCGAGGTCGAGGCCCCCGAGGGCGTCCTGCCCGAGCCCGGCGATCTGGCGCGGGTGGACGAGAGCCCGGTGCGCTGCTTCGACGGCGAGGCCTCGGCGCGGATGGTCGCGCACATCGACGAGACCAAGAAGGCCGGCGACACCCTCGGCGGCGTGGTGGAGGTCCTCGCCTACGGGCTCCCGCCGGGCCTCGGCAGCCACGTCCACTGGGACCGGCGACTGGACTCCCGGCTCGCCGGCATCCTCATGGGCATCCAGGCGATCAAGGGCGTGGAGCTCGGCGACGGGTTCACCACCGCGCGGCGGCCCGGCTCGCGGGCGCACGACGAGATCGACGCGACCCCCGGGGGGATCCGCCGCCGCACCAACCGGGCCGGCGGCGTCGAGGGCGGCATGACCACCGGCGAGGTGCTGCGGGTGCGCGCCGCGATGAAGCCGATCTCGACCGTGCCGCGGCGGCTCGACACGATCGACGTCACGACCGGCGAGCCCGCCAAGGCGATCAACCAGCGCAGCGACGTGACGGCCGTCCCGGCCGCCGGGGTGGTCGCCGAGGCGATGGTCGCGCTCGTCCTCGCGGACGCGGCGCTGGAGAAGTTCGGCGGCGACTCCGCCGAGGAGACCGCCCGCAACCTGCGCGGATACCTGTCCTCTTTGACGATCAAGTGA
- a CDS encoding SseB family protein, with the protein MSGLTIPEPQFPGDDGSADPRLCEALAGYASGRVGVHTVLRRLQGARLLVPIVAVLTEEEPAAPGELRREKSSDMALPTLIGDDGRRGVLGFTCTETMKAWRADARPVAVRAGDACRAALDEGADALVVDVAGPVPFAVDGLRLHLLADGRPIPPPHEDPDVLAAVEAAFGSDPSVSGVRVVEGTSAEIAVRFAVVPGHDERGTVQRVSDRLAELLRGRIVGGVELNVLRR; encoded by the coding sequence GTGTCCGGACTGACCATTCCCGAACCACAGTTCCCCGGGGACGACGGAAGCGCCGACCCCCGGTTGTGCGAGGCGCTCGCCGGGTACGCGTCCGGCCGCGTCGGCGTCCACACGGTGCTGCGGCGGCTCCAGGGAGCGCGGCTGCTGGTGCCGATCGTCGCCGTGCTCACCGAGGAGGAGCCCGCGGCGCCCGGCGAGCTGCGGCGGGAGAAGTCGAGCGACATGGCGCTGCCGACCCTGATCGGCGACGACGGGCGGCGCGGCGTGCTCGGCTTCACCTGCACCGAGACGATGAAGGCCTGGCGCGCCGACGCCCGCCCGGTCGCGGTGCGGGCCGGCGACGCCTGCCGCGCCGCCCTCGACGAGGGGGCGGACGCCCTGGTGGTGGACGTGGCGGGCCCGGTCCCGTTCGCCGTGGACGGGCTGCGCCTGCACCTGCTCGCCGACGGCCGCCCGATCCCGCCGCCGCACGAGGACCCCGACGTCCTCGCCGCGGTCGAGGCCGCGTTCGGCTCCGACCCCTCCGTCAGCGGGGTCCGCGTCGTCGAGGGCACCTCCGCGGAGATCGCCGTCCGGTTCGCCGTCGTGCCCGGGCACGACGAGCGCGGCACCGTCCAGCGGGTCTCCGACCGCCTCGCCGAACTGCTGCGCGGCCGGATCGTCGGCGGCGTCGAACTGAACGTGCTGCGCCGGTAG
- the aroQ gene encoding type II 3-dehydroquinate dehydratase: protein MTRVLVLNGPNLRRLGVREPDTYGTASFDDLVAVCRDAGRRLDLRVEVRQTDDEAEMMRWLHEAADERVPVVLNPAAFTHYSYALRDAVAQRTAPLVEVHITNPAAREEFRHNSVVAGVATGTIAGFGTMSYVLALQAVAELVAENS from the coding sequence ATGACCCGCGTCCTGGTCCTGAACGGCCCCAACCTGCGCCGCCTCGGCGTCCGGGAGCCCGACACCTACGGCACGGCCAGCTTCGACGACCTGGTCGCCGTCTGCCGCGACGCCGGGCGCCGCCTCGACCTGCGGGTCGAGGTCCGGCAGACCGACGACGAGGCCGAGATGATGCGCTGGCTCCACGAGGCCGCCGACGAGCGCGTCCCCGTCGTGCTGAACCCGGCCGCGTTCACGCACTACTCCTACGCGCTGCGGGACGCGGTCGCCCAGCGCACCGCCCCGCTCGTCGAGGTCCACATCACCAACCCGGCCGCCCGCGAGGAGTTCCGGCACAACTCCGTCGTCGCCGGCGTCGCCACGGGGACCATCGCCGGCTTCGGCACCATGTCCTACGTCCTCGCCCTCCAGGCCGTGGCCGAGCTGGTCGCCGAGAACTCCTAG
- a CDS encoding shikimate kinase, with protein MRPKAVIIGPPGSGKSTIGAGLAERLGVTLRDTDADVERAAGKPIGEIFIDDGEERFREMERAAVAEALAEHEGVVALGGGAVLAEPTRELLAGHTVVYLRVGLAEAIKRVGLASARPLLVLNPRSQMRKLLEERLPIYERLGTVHVDTDGREPAEIVEEVVQALEGNA; from the coding sequence ATGCGACCGAAGGCAGTCATCATCGGGCCGCCCGGCTCGGGCAAGTCCACGATCGGCGCCGGGCTGGCCGAGCGTCTCGGCGTCACGCTGCGCGACACCGACGCCGACGTCGAGCGGGCCGCGGGCAAGCCGATCGGCGAGATCTTCATCGACGACGGCGAGGAGCGCTTCCGCGAGATGGAGCGCGCCGCCGTCGCCGAGGCGCTGGCCGAGCACGAGGGCGTCGTCGCGCTCGGCGGCGGCGCCGTCCTCGCGGAGCCGACGCGGGAGCTCCTCGCCGGGCACACCGTCGTCTACCTGCGGGTCGGCCTGGCGGAGGCGATCAAGCGGGTGGGCCTGGCGTCGGCGCGGCCGCTGCTCGTGCTGAACCCGCGCAGCCAGATGCGCAAGCTCCTGGAGGAGCGGCTCCCGATCTACGAACGGCTCGGCACCGTGCACGTCGACACCGACGGGCGCGAGCCCGCCGAGATCGTCGAAGAGGTCGTCCAGGCCCTTGAGGGGAACGCGTGA